The Acidianus infernus genome window below encodes:
- a CDS encoding type II toxin-antitoxin system VapC family toxin, producing MSTRKRSMVFDSGILIDILSGSDEGKKLEKYIEDNLEEVVINELNVEEIKYVICRKNGEKKAEEVENMLKTSGYFTIFPFSRIKGEVYKIKCKYPISLADASSIATGKVLGLPTLFRREKEIEPFKAELNVIFVDEILTSSPP from the coding sequence TTGAGCACGAGAAAGAGAAGTATGGTGTTTGATTCCGGAATACTCATTGACATATTGTCAGGAAGCGATGAAGGCAAAAAATTAGAAAAGTATATAGAAGATAACTTGGAAGAAGTAGTAATAAATGAGTTAAACGTTGAGGAAATAAAATACGTAATTTGTAGGAAAAACGGAGAAAAGAAGGCAGAAGAGGTTGAAAATATGCTTAAAACTTCAGGCTATTTTACAATATTCCCGTTTTCCAGGATAAAAGGAGAAGTTTATAAAATAAAGTGTAAATATCCTATATCGTTGGCTGATGCGAGTAGTATTGCAACGGGTAAGGTCTTAGGTTTACCAACCTTATTTAGAAGGGAAAAGGAAATTGAGCCTTTTAAAGCAGAACTAAATGTAATTTTTGTTGATGAAATACTGACCTCCTCCCCGCCCTAA
- a CDS encoding VapB-type antitoxin, translated as MSDTIRVSKEVKRELIKIMGELQIERGEKVDFNDVIEFLLSLYRKKNPEILRSLVGIVPNLSAEELEEERRKEIEHEKEKYGV; from the coding sequence ATGTCAGACACAATTAGAGTATCAAAGGAAGTGAAAAGGGAATTAATCAAAATCATGGGCGAATTACAGATAGAGAGAGGAGAAAAAGTGGATTTTAACGACGTAATAGAATTCTTACTTTCTCTCTATAGGAAGAAAAATCCAGAGATTTTAAGGAGTTTAGTAGGAATAGTGCCTAACCTTTCTGCGGAAGAACTTGAAGAAGAGAGGAGAAAGGAAATTGAGCACGAGAAAGAGAAGTATGGTGTTTGA
- the cobB gene encoding NAD-dependent protein deacetylase, translated as MENVVELLLSSTYAIAFTGAGISTASGIPDFRGPNGLWKKYSPEIASIDYLNRDPKGFWEFYSQRMRGLFEAKPNEAHYALAKLEKMGIIKYVITQNIDGLHQKAGSQNVIELHGTMQRSYCSSCFRQYDSREVLKMIDEGNLPPKCSCGGIIRPDVVLFGEPVKDFELAVRIAYEADLALVIGSSLTVYPANLIPQIVKEERGGSLIIINADETPLDQEADVIIREPIEVALPRIVNEIEKEITGK; from the coding sequence ATGGAAAATGTGGTAGAGCTCCTATTATCCTCAACTTACGCAATAGCATTTACAGGAGCAGGAATAAGCACCGCCTCCGGTATCCCGGACTTCAGAGGGCCTAACGGATTATGGAAAAAGTACTCTCCTGAGATCGCCTCAATTGATTATCTAAACAGAGATCCTAAAGGCTTTTGGGAATTTTATTCTCAGAGAATGAGAGGATTATTCGAAGCAAAACCAAATGAAGCACATTACGCCTTAGCTAAGCTGGAGAAAATGGGTATTATAAAATATGTAATTACGCAGAACATAGACGGTCTGCATCAAAAGGCAGGCTCACAAAACGTAATAGAATTACATGGAACAATGCAGAGATCTTACTGTTCATCATGCTTTAGACAATACGATTCTAGGGAAGTGCTCAAAATGATCGATGAAGGAAACCTTCCTCCTAAATGTTCTTGCGGAGGAATTATAAGGCCTGACGTAGTACTTTTCGGAGAGCCAGTAAAGGATTTTGAATTAGCAGTAAGGATAGCTTATGAGGCAGACCTTGCTCTAGTTATAGGTTCTTCCCTTACTGTATATCCTGCAAACTTAATTCCTCAAATAGTTAAAGAAGAGAGGGGAGGCTCACTTATCATTATTAACGCAGACGAAACTCCTTTAGATCAAGAGGCTGACGTAATTATTAGAGAACCAATAGAGGTTGCATTACCTAGAATAGTTAATGAAATTGAGAAGGAAATTACAGGAAAATAA
- the treH1 gene encoding alpha,alpha-trehalase TreH1, with protein sequence MKPLPCINNEFTGALIKGTDIVWLAFPRYDSPSVFSSILDPQRGGHFFISGEIAKQEYLVPNVLLTTLKDGSEITDLLLHGEHGLVRKIVAKNPLKVSILPVFNYGKSPAIIERLSNNVFKFSNPESSEFLEVHLLFDKLDQISENSWTVYGEGYIYMGYFKDDRFGIFGKRQLKFDVARGFERTIAYWRNTMKRGRSKGKIAEIEIEGYTGDKLLDAYQTSVGILLGLLYNPTGAIVAAPTTSLPEVEGGTRNWDYRFAWVRDSSIVAEALISAGFSAEARRIIEFFSRMVSFTSKPFIYPLYSIDGSVPPKEEEIPWLSGYENSKPVRIGNAAAGQLQLDLEGFFLDAFYKYYEATGDENYIRSHVDVIEYIADWVSENWKLEDVGIWEERGVQGHYIHSKVMMWVALDRAGKLMNAIGKENPWKETKHEIKEWVLQNGVKNGIFVKKVGSNEVDAALLTLPIYGFIDVRDEIFLNTLREIENQLLYKGQLKRYKRDFLGEAKYPFVLASLWLARVYIRLGRIQDAKNIIKGILDATQGIYLVGEHIDPDRKEFTGNYPQAFAQANLILALDELAEKKEDKS encoded by the coding sequence GTGAAACCTCTCCCCTGCATCAATAACGAGTTCACTGGAGCTTTAATAAAAGGAACTGACATTGTTTGGCTAGCATTTCCAAGGTATGATTCGCCCTCAGTTTTTTCCTCAATATTAGACCCTCAAAGAGGAGGTCATTTTTTTATCTCAGGAGAAATAGCAAAGCAGGAATACTTAGTTCCAAACGTTCTACTAACTACACTAAAAGACGGAAGCGAGATAACTGATTTATTACTCCACGGAGAACATGGATTGGTTAGAAAAATTGTGGCAAAAAATCCGTTAAAAGTTTCAATCCTCCCCGTTTTTAATTACGGTAAAAGTCCAGCAATAATAGAAAGGCTTTCAAATAATGTCTTCAAGTTCTCAAATCCGGAAAGCTCAGAATTCTTAGAAGTTCATCTTCTTTTCGACAAGCTTGACCAGATTTCTGAAAACTCTTGGACAGTTTACGGTGAGGGTTACATTTACATGGGTTACTTTAAAGATGATAGGTTCGGAATATTCGGCAAAAGACAACTTAAATTCGACGTTGCAAGGGGGTTTGAAAGGACAATAGCCTATTGGAGGAATACAATGAAAAGGGGAAGGAGTAAAGGAAAGATTGCAGAAATAGAAATTGAAGGATACACTGGAGACAAATTACTTGACGCTTATCAAACTTCTGTTGGAATACTTTTAGGACTACTTTACAACCCTACTGGTGCAATTGTTGCTGCCCCCACTACGTCTCTCCCTGAAGTTGAAGGAGGAACAAGAAATTGGGATTATAGATTTGCATGGGTTAGGGATTCGTCAATAGTTGCAGAGGCTTTAATATCTGCTGGTTTTTCTGCAGAGGCTAGAAGAATAATAGAATTCTTCTCAAGAATGGTCTCATTTACTTCCAAGCCCTTCATTTATCCTCTCTACTCGATTGATGGCTCAGTCCCTCCAAAAGAGGAAGAAATACCTTGGCTTTCAGGTTACGAGAACTCTAAGCCTGTAAGAATAGGAAATGCGGCTGCTGGGCAATTACAGCTTGATTTGGAAGGTTTCTTCTTAGATGCTTTTTACAAATACTATGAAGCTACTGGGGACGAAAATTACATAAGAAGCCATGTGGACGTGATAGAGTACATTGCAGATTGGGTTTCGGAAAACTGGAAATTAGAAGATGTAGGAATATGGGAAGAAAGAGGTGTACAAGGGCATTATATTCACTCTAAGGTAATGATGTGGGTTGCGTTAGATAGGGCAGGAAAATTAATGAACGCAATAGGTAAAGAAAATCCATGGAAGGAAACTAAGCATGAGATAAAGGAGTGGGTTTTACAAAACGGAGTTAAAAACGGAATATTCGTAAAGAAAGTAGGGAGTAACGAAGTTGACGCTGCACTGCTTACTTTACCAATTTACGGTTTCATTGACGTGAGAGATGAGATTTTCTTAAATACGTTGAGGGAAATAGAAAATCAGCTCTTATATAAGGGACAACTGAAGAGGTATAAGAGGGACTTCCTAGGTGAGGCTAAATACCCCTTTGTCCTTGCGTCCTTATGGCTAGCTAGGGTTTACATTAGACTAGGTAGAATCCAAGATGCTAAGAACATAATTAAAGGAATACTTGATGCTACTCAAGGAATATACTTAGTTGGAGAGCATATAGATCCAGACAGGAAGGAATTTACTGGAAACTATCCTCAAGCCTTTGCCCAAGCTAATTTAATCCTAGCATTGGATGAATTAGCTGAGAAGAAGGAAGATAAAAGCTGA
- a CDS encoding DUF973 family protein has protein sequence MSFETDIEGLKELKDASLWFIIIEILAIIGEFASVAALVIAVIDLVLLFTIAIPKLRHAFQIFASTGKNVSKGFTGLNLILPGIVVELLGGALAIAGLFSSSVSLAIVGGVIVFLAAIILFIAYLLIGIDIFNLGNFYNNDMLKIGGILIIIPFISFIGWILTYVSVDEVINKLRGGTYVPQQFQVYQVGQGIIRLDGTANLTLFSSINVNVVSASIDNTPYTTTNIIPNVLNVGNNFITMKFAGVTGLIPGNNYYLTIYLSNGTSIKAVVTCSST, from the coding sequence ATGAGTTTTGAAACAGATATAGAGGGATTGAAGGAATTAAAGGATGCCTCTCTGTGGTTTATAATAATAGAAATATTAGCAATTATAGGAGAATTCGCTAGTGTCGCTGCTCTAGTAATTGCAGTAATAGACTTAGTTCTTCTATTTACGATAGCTATTCCAAAACTTAGACATGCATTTCAAATCTTTGCGTCTACTGGAAAAAATGTCTCAAAAGGTTTTACAGGATTGAACTTAATTCTGCCAGGAATAGTTGTTGAACTATTAGGAGGAGCTCTGGCAATAGCTGGATTATTCTCCTCAAGTGTAAGCCTTGCTATTGTAGGAGGTGTGATAGTATTTTTAGCAGCAATTATTCTATTTATAGCATATTTACTTATAGGAATAGATATTTTTAACTTAGGCAACTTTTACAATAATGATATGCTAAAAATTGGAGGAATTTTAATTATAATTCCTTTCATTTCCTTTATAGGCTGGATATTGACTTATGTAAGTGTCGATGAAGTTATAAATAAACTAAGGGGAGGAACTTATGTGCCTCAGCAGTTTCAAGTATATCAAGTAGGGCAAGGAATAATAAGACTTGATGGAACGGCTAACCTTACCTTATTTTCTTCAATTAATGTAAACGTAGTAAGTGCCTCAATAGATAATACCCCCTATACTACAACAAATATAATTCCTAACGTACTAAATGTAGGAAATAATTTCATTACAATGAAATTTGCAGGAGTAACAGGGTTAATTCCAGGAAATAATTATTATCTTACGATTTATCTATCAAATGGAACCAGCATAAAGGCAGTAGTAACATGCTCCTCAACTTAA
- a CDS encoding KaiC domain-containing protein → MNVRRVRTYIPGLDEILYGGIPERNIVLVSGGPGTGKSISAQQFIYNGLIRGEAGVYVALEEHPVSVLRSFHHFGWDVTKYEKEGKFAIVDAFTGGYGSTAQKEKYVVKNVDDVKELADVLRQAIKDLKATRVAIDSVSTLYLTKPAMARGIVMTLKRIISGLGCTAFFVSQVSVGERGFGGPGVEHAVDGIIRMDLDEVEGKMYRSIIVWKMRDTKISMVRHPMEITDNGIIVEWDKYLKVTNFSATVEPLPKEEVDEMKKAMEEEEKAEKEKVTEEIQEVEEDEG, encoded by the coding sequence ATGAACGTAAGAAGAGTTAGGACTTATATCCCTGGATTAGACGAAATACTTTATGGCGGTATTCCTGAAAGGAACATTGTCCTTGTTTCTGGAGGTCCAGGAACCGGTAAGTCAATTTCAGCACAACAATTCATTTATAACGGACTGATTAGAGGAGAGGCAGGAGTATATGTTGCCTTAGAAGAACACCCAGTATCAGTGCTTAGGAGTTTTCACCACTTCGGCTGGGATGTGACAAAATATGAAAAAGAAGGCAAATTCGCAATTGTTGACGCATTTACTGGCGGTTACGGTTCAACTGCGCAAAAAGAGAAATACGTAGTAAAGAACGTTGACGACGTTAAGGAATTGGCTGACGTATTAAGGCAGGCTATAAAAGACCTAAAGGCTACTAGAGTTGCAATAGACTCAGTAAGTACGCTTTATTTAACAAAACCCGCAATGGCTAGAGGAATAGTAATGACTTTAAAGAGGATAATTTCTGGACTTGGCTGTACTGCATTTTTCGTCAGTCAAGTTTCCGTAGGAGAAAGAGGTTTTGGAGGACCAGGAGTAGAACATGCGGTAGACGGAATTATTAGGATGGACCTTGATGAAGTTGAGGGCAAAATGTATAGGTCAATAATTGTATGGAAGATGAGAGATACTAAGATCTCAATGGTTAGACACCCAATGGAAATAACGGATAACGGAATTATTGTAGAGTGGGATAAGTATTTAAAGGTCACTAATTTCTCTGCAACAGTTGAACCTTTACCAAAGGAGGAAGTTGATGAAATGAAGAAGGCTATGGAGGAGGAAGAGAAGGCTGAAAAGGAAAAGGTTACAGAAGAAATTCAAGAAGTTGAAGAAGATGAAGGTTAA